DNA sequence from the Anas acuta chromosome 21, bAnaAcu1.1, whole genome shotgun sequence genome:
CTCTTCAGTCATGTCCAGATCAAAGTCCTTCTCCCAGTCCTCGCTGATATCCGTGCTGGAGCCTGTAAGCACAAACACCACGCCAGACCCATCAGAGCTGCGCGTGCTCTCCAGACACCCCAGCCAATGCAGGAGCTGCCCGAGCAGGTCCACGAAGTGCTCACAGGGCTCAGCTCCATCGCACCCTGCCCGAGGAGGGCGAACCTCCCccgctcccagcagctccctgccaggcGTGGGATGCACTGAGCTGCGTTTCTGTGCCAGCTGTTTCTGAGGGCTGCTCCCCCGGGCACAGGACAAGTGGGAGAGGCAGGTGCTAAAACACGTTCTCCTCTGGGCTGGGAGAACTGGGACAGGTCACGCCTCACTCACACACAAAGCGCAGCAGGTAAGGAGTGACAGTGACAGATATGGGGACTGCCACAGCCCCAACAGCAGGCACAACCTCCTGGGGCAGAGGGATGCTCCTCGGGGTgacaggcagagggagggaaacCCACCCCCTGCACAGAGCACAGCCTCGGCACCGCTGGCCCCACACACGCACCTTTCTTGCCGTTGTTGGAGGGGGTGGACTTCCCACTGTCCGAGTTCAGCTCAAAGATCCGCAGATCTGTTGGTCCCTCCTCTTTCAGAGTCTCTGTCctgccctgggctctgctctccaCCTCTCTGAGCTCTGTAACAGCCGGCTGCTCGGAGGATGCTGCGGGCTCCCGGGCAGGTGCAGGAGGATGCCCAGGTTCTGGGGGCTTTGGCAGAGAGCTCGGCTCTTCCGAAGTGGCTTCCAGCAGCCTCTGGGAGAGGTCTCTGGCCCCGTCTGGCTGTGCTCCAGTCTGTAGCTGTGCGGCAGGCACAGAGGCAGGGTTTGCAATCTGAGTCACAAGGGAGACGCTCTCACTGCTCTCGGAGGGGCTCccctctgctggggctggctcagGAGGGAGGACAGCccagccttcctctgagggaCCCTTGTGAGAAGCGGGGTGGCTTCCCTccggggctgcaggggcagctgctttctctgctgcttctggaaaTTTCACGTTTGCACAAGGCAGGGGAGACATCCCCAAGAGCTCCTCTGTaggaaggcagaagagaagcaaGAGATGTTTCAGCGAGCACGGCAGCAGCTGGGTCGGGAGCTGGACGTGGGGGAGCGAGGAGCAGCCACCACCCTCCCTAAATCAGAGTGCCGAGGTCTGCACGAACCCACCCCAGGTCCCCACCCCCTGACCCACCTTCATCCTCTTCCCAGCCTGGCTCCTCCCGGTGAATGTTCTGCTCCGCGCGCTGCTTCAGAGCCTCCCTCCGGGCTTCAtcctgcagggagctcagcatcAGCAGCTGCTCACATCCCTGGTCCCTTCACCCCCCAGGCACAGCAAGGACAAGGACCCAGGAATAACAGTCCAGAGCCCTGCCGTTCCAGGAAAAGGAACCTTCTGCCTCTTGGGCCTGCCTCACAGAGCTCCTTGCCTGGCGTGCCCACCCACAGGGGGAACACCCACCCCGACCTACCTGCTCCAGGCGATGCAATTTGTAGAAGTAGCGCTGCCAGAACTCTGAGTGGGAAACAGCCACGGGGACCTGGGAGCAACACAGGGATCACGGCGTGAGGgagggctgtggctgctgcctcacccctctctccccctgAACTTCACAGGCACCACTGCAACCTGTATAAGGCAAGTGGTTTTACCACTTGCACCACTGCGCCAGTTTGCCATAAACCAGCTCCTTACCATTTTAGTGTAGAGAGCCCGTATGGAAGGGCTGGTTGCCAGCAGCTCTGCGATctcccctttcttctcctccaggtGAAACTGGGAGAGCCAGGCCTCGAGGAGCTCAGCAGGGCCTGGAAAGGACAAGTATTGAGATAATTTTTGGCACAAGCAAGGCACGAACAGTTTCAGGAAGTTTCCTCGGAAAGATGCTCCAGAGCAGACCAGCTGGGATGAGCAAGGAGCAGACAAGGGaaggcaggagcacagcaagACGCAGCCCTGATGAGCAGGCCTCCTCCTCGAGGCCTCAAACCCCACACGACAGGCAGGAGGGGATTTGCAAGCAGGACACAGTCAAAGCAGAGAAAACGGGGaggggaggagcagcagcttcaagccacgagcagccaaAGCCCTGAGGGGTGCCTGCATTCCCCCCACCCACTGCATGCTCCCCGTCAACAACCCCCCCAGGCTCTTGGCAGCACTGCCGTGCCCATACCATCGGGTTCGTTGCAGTAGGTGGCTGGGTCTGACTGGAGGCTGTAGAGGCGAGCCTGGAGAGAGGAGAACACACAGGGAAGAGGAGTCAGTGGAGGGGCAGCAGTGGGGCCGGGAAGATGAGGCACGGCGCTGGGGAGAAGCTCTGAGATAGGGCACTCACCTTCGCGCTGTCGTAGGGTTCTGTGGTCCCCGAGGGGGTTGCCATCAACGTTATGACATCGCAGTCGATGGTTTTGTCCGGCGAGGGAGCAAATGTGTCTGAGATGACGCCCAGGAAGTCAGAAATCCCCTTCCTCACCTTTTCAGTCGCACCTGAGGAACCTTCTGCCCTCTTGAAGGAGAGAAGCAGCATAGCGTAAGTAACAGGACGTAAAGCAACAGGACAAATCTGTCCGTTCTGGGTGTGTTCTTTTCAGGAaggatttttctcccttcaaaGTGTGCTAACAATGCAGCCACATGTCCAGGCTGTGCAAAGGGTGTGGTGCCACTGGTCCAACTGGTAGCCCTTCGTGAGAGGTTGGTTGGGAACAGAGCCGAGGCTTTGAGGGGAAAAGCAGCCAGGCTCAAGGCCTGACACAGCAACAGCTCTGTGGGGCTAAAGAGGTCAGCTTGGGCAAAGGTCCGATATGACACGATGATGACACTGCCAGGAGCCAGAAACGCACTGGTCACCTTCCCACGCTCATTCCCAGAGGTTCCTCACACCACAAGGAAATCCCACACAGGGCTCAGAATTGGATCTGTGCAGGAACAAAGCCTGAAACCCACAGCCCGTGTTCGTATCTCGGGGTCTGTTTGAAGGATCGTGCCCTCGGTGCCAGCTGTGGCCGTGTCCCTCTCGCCCCGTCCTGCAGCGCCCAGCTCTCCCCCTCCTCTACTCACTGCCAGTTTGTCCTTGACCACGCTGGCCGTAGCGGCGATCGTGCAGGCTGTGTCATGCTGCACGACTTGGGTGAACTCAGCCAGGTCCCGCTTCATGAACTCCAGAGCTTCTGAGGACTGCAAGAAGACGATGGACAGATCGGCTGCTGTGGGTCTCCAGCAGAGGCACAGTCGCTCTGACATTTACACAGCTGACAGCGCAGGAGCCTCCACCCTGAGAGCCCTCAGCACAACTCATGCGATGGGCAGGGCTGCAGTGGGCAGGGTAACAGCAGGACGCAGCCATCCCCAAAACCCAAAAGAGCgttttttatgttaaaaaccAAAATCGAGGCGTTTTAGAAAGCCTTGTTTGGAGCGTTACGTAGCGTAATGGCCATGAGCAGCGCTGTCACGCAGGAAGTTACCCAGCACCGGGCAATGCTGCTCGGCTGCTCCTCCCCGGCTCCCGGCCCACCGATCCcacccccccggtgtcccccccccggtgcccagCCCCGTACCTTGTCCCTGACGGCCTggaagctctgctgcagccagccccgccACCAGCCCGCCTCCTCCCTGCCGGGGAAGAACGGGAGtcaagggggggggggcctggGCCGGGCCCCACCGCACGGCACCGGCACGGAACGGAGCCCAGCCCGGTGCCCGGTTCCCGAACCCCAGCCCGGTACCGACACCCAGATCCCAACCCATCCTAGCCCGGTCCCGGTCCCCAGATCCTgagtcccggtcccggtcccggtcccggtcccggtcccggtcccggtcccggtcccggtcccggtcccggtcccggccccgccgctcacCCGTCCGCCATCTCGGCGGCGTGACGTCACCACTATTTACCGACCCCtcaccccgcagccccggggcggggcggggctcCCGGTGTCGTCACTTCCTGCTGCCGGGAGGGCGGCCGGCGGTACGGcggccgggaggggaggggagggggcgggaccggcaccggcaccgggagcggcaCCGGGAGGAgccgggcggggccgggcggggcggggcgggggctcTGGTGGGGAAGCCCTTGGGGAGGGGGgtttgggtgggggggggaggaccGGGCGGGgtgctcccggtgcccccccggtgccctcccGGTGCCCTCCGGTGACGGcgccgtccccgtccccgtcccgccCGCAGCCATGGAGGTGCAGTCGTACTACGCCaagctgctgggggagctgaaCGAGCAGCGCAAGCGGGACTTCTTCTGCGACTGCAGCATCATCGTGGAGGGGCGCATCTTCAAGGCGCACAAGAACATCCTCTTCGCCAACAGCGGCTATTTCCGCGCGCTGCTCATCCACTACATCCAGGACAGCGGGCGGCACAGCACCGCGTCCCTCGACATCGTCACCTCCGAGGCCTTCTCCGTCATCCTGGATTTCCTCTACTCGGGGAAGCTGGATCTGTGCGGGGAGAACGTCATCGAGGTGATGTCCGCGGCCAGCTACCTGCAGATGACCGACGTGGTGAACTTCTGCAAGGCCTACATCAGGTCGTCCTTGGATATCTGCAGGAAGATAGAGAGGGAGGCCGCCTTCTACCAGGCCGACAGCGGGAGCGGGGGCTCTGCGAGGGAGGGCCCCTCGTATGGCTCCAAGAGCCAGGGCTCTGCCCCCGCCTCGtccctgcaggagaaggagagggTGGGGGGCTGTCAGCGAGACCCCCCCTGCGGGGAGTGCAGCGGCTGCCACCCCCTGGAGCTCGTGGTGAGGGACCCGGTGAGCAGCGACTCCCCGGAGGATGTTAATTCCTCGCTGCCCAAGGGGGTGGAACCCAAGGTGGAGTTCGACTCGGAtgaggtggaggtggaggtgggcGAGCGGCTGCAGCAGTACCCGACCCCGCTGTCCCTGGAGCAGATGGACGAGGGGCTGCACGGCGGGCAGGCGATGGACCTGGCCTGCAACAATTACCACATGAAGCAGTTCCTGGAGGCCCTGCTGCGCAACAGCTCGGCTCAGAGGAAGGACGACGTGGTTCATCACTTCGTCCGGGGCTTTGAGGGTAGGCCAGAGGATGCGGGGGTAGCCATGAGCTCCATGATGGACATTCACAGCGACTGGTATGGTGAGGACGCAGGTGAGAGGACTCGAGGGCGTAGGCAGGGTGCTTGGTGAGGAAACCACCTAGTTGTGCGACCTCCTTTGTTACTTTCTTGTTGAGGAGTGTGTTGCTGAATATTATGCCGTAGCGAAATAAACGATTGTTGTGGACTTCCAAAGAAAGCTGTACTCCTTTATTCAGTGCAGCACCTGGGAGGTAAGTATTTCTGTAGGGTTCACAGTCTGAAACTGATCCTGGAGCTTGGTGTTGGTGACGCTGCTTTAATAAACAGTCTCATTTGGGATCCTGTTGAATGGCAGGTGAatttgaaacactgaaattatgagaggaagtttctttttttaaaagtgcaaTTGGCAAGTTAAGTTGGGCTGCTCCGAGAGGGACGTACAGACCAGAATTAGCTTATTCTGCTGGTGCTCCTACCAGCTAATCGGCTGCAGGATCAGTCTGCTTGCCATTCCTTTGACCTTCAGAAAGGCAGAACTCAGTGTTGTTAAATGCTGTGATGCCTAGAATGTCCTTAAGAGCGTGGAAAACTTTAAACTCTGTGGTACTGCATAAAGACGAGACTTGACTTTTGCTTCCAGAGGCAGACTCATTTTTCATCTGCTGGTCACcagaagtgctgctgctttcacaagccctgtgcctgctgcagtgtcTCCCAGCAGCAGTGTCAGGGGCATGGAGCAGAAGGTGGTCGTGTCCACGTGCATTTCTCCTGCAATGGACACAAAGGCATTTTTATCTGCTTACAGTCATGTTGGTGCTCAGCTTACCTCGTCCAAACTGCCTTACGAAGAAGGGAGGCGACCGATACACACTGCAAGTGATGTCACTTGAGGACATGACAAATGGGATAACGGTGTGGGCAGCAGAAAGGGAATCTTCCACCAAGTATTCTTCTCTAGATAGCAAGCTTACATTTGTGTTATTTCCTGTTCAAATATGTAAGCGTGATCTTAAAGCGAATAAAAACAATACCTTCTCTCACTGTTCTTAGAGAACAAATCTAGTAAAATCAATAATCTGCTCCTACAGTCACCAAAAGACTAAAGTTACCAGAAGAGAGCACCATCACCAGCTCATGTCTGATTTCTGACATGTAGTGAGGCGAGAGCCTCACTCACCCAAACTTTGCttactttttcccctcttaagGTCTTTGGATTGttaatgtttcattaaaaattaaacgCTTCTAGGATTTGATAGTGAACATCAGGTGTTAGTGGCAACATATTACAAACGTTAATGCTAGGTGTGCTTTAAAtaagaggagggggaaaaaacatctTGCATTCAGCTATGTTTCTCTGCTTAAACCGAGCATCGTAAGCACTTGGTAGGATGGAGATGCCTCTTCTCAGCTTTTagtgctcctgctgccttcagcattTTCACAAGACACCAGggctgacaaaaataaaagataaaagaatgGTGTGCTCATGAGTTCAAGCTAACAGATGAGAAATGCCACTTCCTTCCGAGAGTCTGTATGTGCTCCAGTCATCCTGGTCCCCCTCAGCCAATGGAGGGTCAACGCCACCCCTAGAGTCTGGAAGCAAGGCAGgtccagctgcttttctttctgtaattgGAGGTCTTGATGCCCAGGAGGGACCAGCAGTACCTCACAGAGGTACAAATCTGGGCAAGATGAATTTCACTTGATGGCTACATGTCGATATTaaacacacttcttttttttttttgatactgaGTTGAGCAAACCTCAGTAAGAGGAATGTTCTACAGTCTTACCTAAACTGGTGTAATTATTAAAGAGTTCAAGGCTGAATATGCAAAGACTTTTTTGAATCAGTACCTGAAATGTTAGAGAAACCTAATCCTTTAAGGTAACATCTAAGCCTCTATGCTGCAAGGGCAGCTCATAGCTGGGCTGACACTGAAAATTTTGGCAATAGCCATGTTTACGTAAAACAGGATCTTCAAATTCTCCATTTTTGCATCTGACTTGATAAATTGTATATTTGTGTGCACGTGGTCTGATTTTAGTAAAATTTTGTCAGCAAGAACACTGGAATCCTTCATCCTGTTGTTTCTGATAGGCTAACGTGAATGGCAGTAGgaacaaacatattttcagaTGGGTCCCCTGTACCTAAATTTGTGCATTGTAAGAGTGTATGGGAAACAGTGCACTGCTACCTGTAATTCGTGGTAAGATTTTAGTTTTGAATGCTGTTTAATGATaagggtatatatatatacctttatatatatatatattataccctttatatatatatataaagattttCTATGGCTGAGACAGTGCAGTGCACTAAAATCAACTCACTTAGCCATGTAAATATAAGCAAGCTGATTTTCAATGGACATGATCATCTCCAGCTGCATTAACGGGTTTTGAGATTGCGCAACCTACAGAAATTCCAGGTAAGCCAAACGCAAAAAGAGTggaaaatgcaattaatttgACTCAGATTTGCAGCAAGGACAAGAAGCTGACATACCTGACGATGCTGAGCTGCCTAATCTAATGCACTGTGTTCTTTTTCAAAAGGAGACGTGTTAGTTGTGCCCATCAAGCTTCACAAATGTCCGTTCTGTCCCTACACGGCCAAGCAGAAAGGAATACTGAAGCGGCACATTCGCTCTCACACAGGTGAGAGACCCTACCCCTGTGAGACCTGTGGGAAGCGTTTCACCCGGCAGGAACACCTTCGGAGTCACGCTTTAAGTGTAAGTTTGAAAGATCAcgaaattttaaaagcagactgTTTTATTGTTTCCCGATTGTATTTCCCAAAATATCTTGCACACAGTGATTGCTGCCAACTCAGATAAACTTTGCTAATAATAAGTTTAAGCAATTGATGTTTGGTTCAGCAGTAGTTATGTAGTCCCAAATCTTTGACTCTTGCAGTGTGGCGGGGTCACCTGCCCCTTAGCTTAGATGTTCTACATGTACCAACCAGCACCCTAAAACCAGCTAAAGCTAAGAAGCCAGATTGCCTTTTtatcacagtattttatttttaacctcagGTGCATCGATCGAACAAGCCAATTATCTGCAAAGGTTGCAGGAGAACATTCACGAGTAGCCTGTCTCAAGGATTGCGACGCTTTGGCTTGTGTGACAGCTGCACTTGTGTGACCACTACGCACGATGACTCGATGCCCATTAACCTCAGCCTGATGGAACCTTCCTCAGAGGGCCAGGAGAAGGGTGACACGGATAACGACTGGCCCATATATGTGGAGTCCGGGGAGGAAAACGATCCAGCTGATGATGATGATGCTGATGGTGATGACAAGCAGGAGATCCACAGGAGTTTATCAGATCGAGAAACACTTATGTAGcagtgggaggagagggggaggactGAAGGTCTCTCTCTGCCAGTGGCTGCTTTGCAACAGAAAACTGTGTTAGTGAGgctgagctgtttttttgtttttgtttttttttttttttaattattattattccattttttaattgaagaatgggaaaaatagagtttttaatacttttaagttttcagtgctgtgcaCCAGAATTCTGTGAAGAATCTGTTTGGACTTCACAGAGGTTTTACTTGAGCAATCTCCAGTTGTGTCTCTGCTTCCTAGTTTTGAGGAAGAGGCAACATTTTGTAGGCAGAACATCTGTTGTTTTGATGACAGGTTTCTTCAAATAATATTGGCGTGGTCCTTAATCCCTCATCTGGAAGGGGCACCGTCTTCTCTCTGAAGATTAGATTTGAAGAAATGTAGTTTTCATCCATTACTTTTCTAAACTAGGTTGTGATCCTTCTGTATTAGGATGGTATTATCTAAGCTGTAAACCTTAAGTGTTTTTGTAGACTTGCGTTGACCTGGAAACCAGGGCAAACAAAccagaataacaaaaatatgctgctgctgaaagtgTAGAAagtaagaataaatatatttcacacATCCTTAATTGCAGGTATTTAGAGAACaagtttctctttctgaattgttttttgCTACATCTTCCTCTTTCAAGAGCTTGGACTACAGATTTTCGGATGTATCTTCAATGTCATTTAGACATTAGTAGTCTGTGCTTAAGAAACATTAAGCACATGTTATGGTGTCTAGTGTCCTGGTCTCTCAGTTTAGACTAAGTGAATGGTCCAATTCTAACTTTTTACAGTAGAAGTGAAAAGCTATCAGTCAGGTTACTTGGGAATTGTAGTAGATTAAATAATCACTTGTGAATGTGAGTCCTCAGCTGATGTAGCTGAGGAGTAGTTAAATATGTATACATGAGCTATGCATATGAAACAGCCCTGTATACCCTTTTTGAAGCAATTGGGTGGGAAATCTCAGAATTTTTTACTAGCCTCTTTGTAtgcaattcctttttcttttcatctattTTCCTTTAGTCTTCAGCAGTCTTTCTCATGGTTGATATTGCTGTGCGAATTTATACAAgtattgtggttttgtttgtttttgttttttaaactccGGTGTAGACCTCCTGTATCACTGCTGGGGTAGATAAAGGTTGGCTTTCAAAGGAGGTGAGATTTTTACCTTTCCAGATAAAACTGAGTTGATGTAAGCTATCCAAAATCAATCTGggaaacttcagaagaaaacaccacCAAACAGAAGGCTTGTTTGGTTATGGGTAACTTACTGCTCCTTAAAGAGGAGATGGAACTGCAAGATACTGTGAAGTAAGacttttaatgtttctttactgtgttgtttgtgtttaatgaaaatgcaaatcATACCTGAGTCTTTCTAGCTGAGTAAGTGTAGATCTGGGATTTGGCTACAGAGACTGTAGCCAGATGCAGCTGACAA
Encoded proteins:
- the ZBTB8B gene encoding zinc finger and BTB domain-containing protein 8B; the encoded protein is MEVQSYYAKLLGELNEQRKRDFFCDCSIIVEGRIFKAHKNILFANSGYFRALLIHYIQDSGRHSTASLDIVTSEAFSVILDFLYSGKLDLCGENVIEVMSAASYLQMTDVVNFCKAYIRSSLDICRKIEREAAFYQADSGSGGSAREGPSYGSKSQGSAPASSLQEKERVGGCQRDPPCGECSGCHPLELVVRDPVSSDSPEDVNSSLPKGVEPKVEFDSDEVEVEVGERLQQYPTPLSLEQMDEGLHGGQAMDLACNNYHMKQFLEALLRNSSAQRKDDVVHHFVRGFEGRPEDAGVAMSSMMDIHSDWYGEDAGDVLVVPIKLHKCPFCPYTAKQKGILKRHIRSHTGERPYPCETCGKRFTRQEHLRSHALSVHRSNKPIICKGCRRTFTSSLSQGLRRFGLCDSCTCVTTTHDDSMPINLSLMEPSSEGQEKGDTDNDWPIYVESGEENDPADDDDADGDDKQEIHRSLSDRETLM
- the BSDC1 gene encoding BSD domain-containing protein 1, producing the protein MADGEEAGWWRGWLQQSFQAVRDKSSEALEFMKRDLAEFTQVVQHDTACTIAATASVVKDKLARAEGSSGATEKVRKGISDFLGVISDTFAPSPDKTIDCDVITLMATPSGTTEPYDSAKARLYSLQSDPATYCNEPDGPAELLEAWLSQFHLEEKKGEIAELLATSPSIRALYTKMVPVAVSHSEFWQRYFYKLHRLEQDEARREALKQRAEQNIHREEPGWEEDEEELLGMSPLPCANVKFPEAAEKAAAPAAPEGSHPASHKGPSEEGWAVLPPEPAPAEGSPSESSESVSLVTQIANPASVPAAQLQTGAQPDGARDLSQRLLEATSEEPSSLPKPPEPGHPPAPAREPAASSEQPAVTELREVESRAQGRTETLKEEGPTDLRIFELNSDSGKSTPSNNGKKGSSTDISEDWEKDFDLDMTEEEVQLVLSKVEASGELEDEEWEDWE